The following DNA comes from Terriglobales bacterium.
GCACGAAAGCCATCAGCCCCTACTCCCCGGCCAACAAGCAAGACACACCAGAAGACAAACCAGATCTAGCCCGGCAAAACACCGTCAGCCCCGAATCCGCCGCCGGTGCAAATCAGCAAACGCCCCAGCGCTATGAACGGACCCTGCACGGAAATTCTCCCTTTCCCCCGTTCACAGTCCCTAAGCCGGAGAATAAAGCCCCGCAGCGAGAAGGCCTACGCCACCCCGACCGGAGTGACATACGTACGCTTTGAGAAAAAAAGGCAGATTCAACAGGTTTTAAAAAAAGCATTCCCAGGAATGCAGGGCCAAAGATTAAGGATGAGGCCCTTCGGTCTTTGAAAATTCATAAGAGCAGTATTCCGCCGCTAGAGCGATTTGTCTATGTGCGCCTCTGCGTTCCTCCGCGTCCTCTGCGGTGAGGCTAACTTTTCTGAGTACTGAGTACTGAGTACCGAGTACTGTTTTCCAACCAAGCCAGCAAGGGGGGTACCCCCTGAAAACCGGTCCCGCGGTTGAAAGCAGCCAGCTTTCTGAGAACTGAGAACCACTTTAAACCGGGTTTGATTTCTTGTTTTCATCCTGCGGGGAAATGTGGGTCACTGCTCCCGGGCCAACGGCGACGACAAAATATGTTGCAGGGGTGGATCCCGCATTTTTGATTCCGTGCACCTCGTTGGAAGCAACATAGGCAGCCGAGCCTGCTCCGATGACATGGGGCGTGCCGCTTATCGTGATTTCGACCGTTCCCTCCCGAACCAGCCAGAATTCAGAATGAGGATGATGATGAGGCGGATGAGGGGCGCCACCGGGCTCAAGGGTAGTCTCGTGCATTTCAACTTCCTCTCCTGTCGCCAGCTTGCCTTTCACAATCTGCCGGAACTGCGCGCCTTTGCCCTTTTCTACGGGCAGTTGATCAAACGCAATGGCGACGGAAGGCAATGAGGAAGAAGTGGAATCCGATGCGGCCAGAGCATTCGCAGACAAAGCGCTCAGGGCAAAAGCAGCCGGCAGAAGAGAGCATATTTCACGTCGTGTTGTGGGCATGTGTACCTCGGGTTATGTTATGAAGATGGGCTTGTTCCTGAGACGGAGCCCGCTCATAGAGAGCACTCCATCATAGTGCGGGATTATAGGAATTGGCTAGACCGTTTGTCCCAGTTCACAGTCTTATTCTGGTTGTTTTGCAGTGAGTTCTTTGCGGGCGAGCTCCGAAAAGGCAGAAGCTGCATGGGGAAGGCTGCGGTGCTTTTGAGAAATCAAACCTAACTCCCGCGATATCTCGAGCCCCTCGATCTTCAACAGCCGGACATCCCCCCGCTTCACGTTTTCGCGGGCAAAGGTCGAGCTGATCAATGAAACTCCGAAGCCGGCAGCCACGAAACGTTTAATCATGGTCAAGCTGGTGAGTTCCATCGTGATATTGAGGTTCTCACGGTAAGGACGCAGGTTTTTTTCGATTAATTTGCGGGTTGATCCCGTTTTAGGAATGATGAGCGGCTGCTGCGCCAGCTCTTCCATCGTAACCGACCGCTTGTTAAAAAGCGGACTGCCCGGACCAACCATCAGCAGAACTTTATCTTTAAAGAGAGGAACAACGTGAAGGCTGGGAGACTTGACCGGCAAGGTCACCATGCCAAGATCCAGCGCTCCATCTTCCACTTTTTCTATGACCTTATGGGTAAAGTTCCGGTAAACGCTGATCCTGATTTTCGGGAACATGCGGTGATACTTCGCGAACACCTTGGGCAGCACGTACAGAAAAGTGCCTTCATTGGCCCCAATGGAAAGAGTACCCACCGGAACGCCGTTGCGCTCGGCAATCGCCCGCAGGGAGTTGTGGCGGAGCGCAAGAAGTTGACGGGCATAATCCAGGATCACTTCCCCGGCCGGCGTAAGCCGCACTGATTTTGCCGTCCGGTCGAAGAGTCTGTGCCCGTACTCCTGCTCCAATTGGCGGATCTGGGCGCTTACCGCCGGTTGCGAGCGCAGGACCTTCTCCGCTGCGCGGGAAAAACTGCCTAGTTTGGCAACTTCTACAAACGTATTAAGCTGATCAAAATCCATATTCTTCAAATCATGCTAACACACGACCGCTGCGGAGACACTACAGCTTATGCTCGCGGACTCTGAACAGGAATCGCTTCAAAAGCTGAAGCCCCATTTATGAAATATTTATAAAACAAGTTCTACGCGGAAACCGTGTTGAGTAACTTCCCTTTTTTAACTTTCACCGGGTTCAGGAACGACATCATACCGCGCAGGTCTTCGCCGACGCGCTCAATCTGCTGGTCCTGCTCCTGATCGCGTTTCTCGTAAAACCATTTGCCGCCGGTCTCATTTTCGGCGATCCACTTTTTGGCAAAGGTGCCATCCTGTATTTCTTTCAACAGTTGCTTCATGACCTGCCTCGTCTCCTCGGTGATCAGGCGCGGACCGGCGGTGTAATCTCCGTATTCGGCGGTGTCGCTCACCGAATAACGCATGTAGCTCAGGCCGCCGCGATACATCAGGTCCACGATCAGCTTGAGTTCATGCATGCATTCGAAGTAAGCAAGCTCAGGTTGGTATCCGGCTTCAACCAGGGTCTCAAATCCGGCCTTGATGAGATGGCTCACGCCGCCGCAGAGCACGGACTGCTCGCCGAACAGATCGGTCTCGGTTTCCTCTGCGAATGTGGTTTCCAGCACCCCTGCGCGCGTGCAACCGAGTCCTTTGGCGTAAGACAAGGTCAAGGCGCGGGCATTTCCACTGGGATCCTGATGCACGGCAAAGAGCGCCGGCGTGCCGCTGCCTTCGACGTAAAGCTCGCGCACACGGTGTCCGGGAGACTTGGGCGCAACCATACTCACATCAACCTTGGGCGGCGGAGTCACTGTGCCGTAATGGATATTAAAGCCGTGGGCGAACATCAGCATTTTGCCAGCCGCGAGATGCTGCTCGATTTCCTTTTTGTAGAGCGCTGCCGTTTTTGTGTCGGGCACAAGCAGCATGATGACGTCGGCCCAGGCGGCGGCTTCCGCGGGCGTTACGACCGTGAATCCATCGGCCTGAGCGCGGGAGCGCGAAGCGCTCGAAGCGGGCAAGCCCACGCGAACTGAGACGCCGCTATCACGCAGATTCTGTGCGTGCGCGTGGCCCTGGGAGCCGTAGCCGATAATCGCGACCTTCTTCTGCTGAATCAACGCGAGGTCTGCATTATTTTCCAAATAGATTTTTGCCATAATGTCTGTATTTTCTCCAAAAATATTTTAGTTAAACCGAACGGGCAATGTTTTGAGTATTGCCTGTCACTGAGTCATTGAAAGAAGAAATGGTATTTTGCGATGCCAGCGAACTGCAGCCAGCCATGGCAACGTGCCCGGTGCACACCATCTCCAGAATGCGGTAGGGACGCAGAATTTCTACAAACTCATCAATCTTTTCCTTTGTTCCGGTGAACTGCAGGATCAGGGCCTCTGAACCGGCTTCCACAATCTGCGCGCCATGCTTGCCTATAATTTCGTGGACGCGCGCTTTCGTCTCAGCGCTTATGGCCACTTTGATCAGAGCCATATCGCGCGAGACGTAGGATTCCGTTATGTTCTGTATGCGCAGAATATTCACGAGCTTGTACAGATTGGCTTCAATGCGCAAGGCGCCGTGTTCATCGGTATCCACCACAATGGTCATACGTGAAACGCCGGGCACCTCGGTGCGTCCAACCGTCAAGGTCTCGATATTGAATGCGCGCCGGCGGAACAGAATCGCCACGCGCGCCAGCACGCCTGGTTTATCTTCGACGTAAACAACGAATGTGTTCAGCATAACAATCTCTCTATCACTTTCATTTTTACTACCCTTACCACTCCATCTCGGTATCGGCGATGGGATTGGGGCGGCGAATCATGTCCTTCAGATCGGCGCCGGCCGGGACCATCGGATAAACCGTATCTTCCTGCTCGACGCGGAAGTTAATCAGCATGGGCCCATCATGTTCGCGGGCTTCGCGAATCGCAGGAATCACGCCTGAACGCTGGGTCACCGTCGCCGCACGAATGCCAAATGCTTCGGCGAGCTTGGCGAAATCAGGATTGACCAAGGGTGATGCCGCGTAGTTACGGGAATAAAAGAACTCCTGCCACTGGCGTACCATGCCGAGGTAGCCGTTGTTGATAATGGCAATGTGGACCTTAATTTTTTCCTGGAAGATGGTGGCCAGTTCGCACATGGTCATCTGAAAGCCGCCGTCTCCGACGATTACCCAGACTTCCGCTTCAGGCCGCGCAACCTTTGCGCCGATTGCGGCCGGCAGGGCGAATCCCATCGTGCCCAACCCGCCAGAGGTAATAAGGGAACGCGGAGAGTTGTGGTGATAGTACTGTGCCTCCCACATCTGGTGCTGTCCTACGTCGGTCACCACCACCGCGTTGCCGCCGGTCTCGCGCCATAGATCATTGATCACGTGCGCAGCATAGAGGTGGCCGCTATCGGGAAGGTTTTGAATGTCGCGTACCACCGAATCCCCCCTGAGTTCTTTAATGTGTTGAACCCACTCGGGATGCTTGGGAGTTGACTCCAGCTTGGGTTGCAGCTCACGCAATACTTCCTTGAGATCACCCACCAGTGCGACATCAACTTTCACGTTCTTGTTGATCTCGGCAGGATCAATCTCAACGTGGATCTTCTTGGCGTTCTTCGCATAGGTGCTGAGGTTGCCGGTCACGCGATCATCGAAGCGCATGCCCAGGGCAATCAGCAGGTCAGCTTCCTGGATGGCGTTGTTGACCCAGGCCTCGCCATGCATTCCCATCATGCCGAGATTCAACGGATGCGAAGCCGGAATCCCGCCCAGCCCCAGAAGCGTAACCGCAACTGGTATATCGAGGTGCTCCACCAGCTTGCAAACTTCCTGCGTAGCGCCCGAAAGGATAATGCCGTGTCCGGCAAGAATAATGGGCCGCTTTGAAGTACGGATCAGTTCAATCGCCTTTTCGTAGTCACGTGCACTGGGAGAAAGATCGGGACGATAGCCAGGCAGTTGGGGCGCGGCTGCTTCCCAATCGAAAATACAGGAGCTCTGTTGTGCGTCCTTGGTGATATCAATCAAAACCGGTCCAGGACGCCCTGACTGCGCGATATAACATGCTTCCCGTACCGTGCGTGCAATATCTTCCGCTCGGGTAACAAGATAGTTGTGCTTGGTGATGGGCAGAGTGATACCGGTGATATCAACTTCCTGAAAGGCATCGCTGCCAATAAACTTGCTGCCTACCTGTCCGGTAATACAAACCACGGGCGAAGAATCGAGCATGGCGGTGGCAATGCCCGTGACCATGTTCGTCGCACCTGGCCCGGAGGTTGCCATGGCCACGCCAACTTTGCCGCTGGCGCGAGCGAATCCGTCGGCCATGTGGGTTGCGCCCTGCTCGTGCCGCACCAATATGTGCCGAATGGATGAATGCTTGAGCGCGTCATAGACAGGAAGAATTGCGCCTCCGGGATATCCAAAGACGGTTTGCACACCTTCCCGCTCCAGCGAGGCCCACAAAATCTGTGCGCCGGTCATCTTGTCGTTGGCAGGAGCTTGCACCTGCGATTGCACGGCTGTTGTTGTGCTCATAGCATCCTCTATACCGTTACCGCTCCCACAGAAGCTGAAGAGACAGTGCTTGCATACTTGGCGAAAACGCCGGTCGCGAAGCGGGGCTTGGGCGGCTGCCAGTTGCGCAAACGCTCTTCGATTTCCGAGTCTGAAATTTCCACGGAGAGTTGGCGCTTATCAACATCAAAAACGACGATGTCGCCATCGCGCACGGCAGCTATAGGTCCGCGGCAGACAGCTTCGGGGGCGACGTGCCCGGCCATAAGACCGCGGGTCGCGCCTGAGAAGCGTCCGTCAGTAAGTAAGGCCACGGATTCTCCCAGGCCGGCACCTGTCAGTGCCGCAGTAACCGCCAACATCTCTCTCATACCCGGACCGCCGCGCGGACCTTCATTGCGGATGACCAGCACGTCATTTGGGCGGATCTTGTTTTCTTGCACCGCAGCAAAAGCATCTTCTTCACATTCGAATACGCGCGCGGGGCCGCGATGCTGATGGCGCGTGTGTCCGCTGAGCTTGACCACGCAACCTTCGGGCGCGAGGTTTCCTTTGAGAATCACCAGACCGCCAGATGCGCTAAGTGGCTTGGAGAGCGGCAGCACAACTTCTTGTCCTTTATTCTCTTTCGCCTCTTTCGCCTCTTGTGCAAGCGTTCTACCGGTCACTGTCTTACAGCTTCCATTGAGGATTCCTGCTTCGATGAGACGTTGCGCGACCAGCCGTGTCCCCCCAGCCTCATAGAGGTCTGTGGCAACAAAGCGTCCGCCAGGTTTTAGGTCTGCAATGAGCGGCACGCGGCGGCTGATGCAGTCGAAGTCGTTGATGTCGAGCTTCAATCCGATCTCGTGCGCAATCGCCAACAGATGAAGCACAGCGTTGGTCGAACCCGCGCTGGCGGCCACACTGGAGATTGCGTTTTCCAGTGACTCGCGCGTGATGATGTCGCTGGGAACCACGTTTTCTTTGACCAGCCGGACAACGGTTCTGCCAACAGCTTGCGCGGCCAGATGCTTCTCGGGAACCATGGCCGGGATTTCGTTGGCGCCCATGGGCGAGATTCCCAAAAATTCACAAGCCATGGACATGGTGTTCGCCGTGAACTGACCACCACAGGCACCCGCTCCGGGACAAGCCTGCTGCTCGATCTCACAGAACTCAGCGTCAGACATCGCTCCGCGAGCGTGCGCGCCCACGGCTTCGAAAACATCCTGGATGGTGACGTTCTTTTCGTGAAATTTGCCAGGCGCTATCGAGCCACCGTACAGCATCACGCCAGGGATGTTCAGCCGCGCCAGCGCCATTACCGTTCCGGGGATGGTTTTATCGCATCCGGAAAGGGCCACGATGCCGTCAAAAAGATTGCCGCGCGCTACCAGCTCGATGGAATCTGCAATGACCTCACGGCTCACCAGCGAGGCGCGCATTCCTTCACTGCCCATAGTGATGCCATCGGAGATGGAGACCGTGTTGAACTCCATGGGGGTCGCGCCGGCCTCGCGAATTCCCTTCTTGATCTCCTCGGCGAGCTCGCGCAGATGGTAGTTGCAGGGACCAATCTCGGTCCAAGTATTGGCTACACCGATGATGGGCTTGGCCAGATCTTCCGGCGTGAAGCCGATGGCGCGCAACATTGCCCGGGCCGGCGCACGACTCGGGCCCGCCATAATTGCGGCACTACGCTTGGGGTTTCCGTTGTTCACGTTTATCACTATCCGTCATGTTGCCAGTCATGGCTAACTTGTTTGTTTGTAATCAAGAGGCACTTTATTGTGCCCCACCTGGGAACTCTGGTTAATAAGCTGCAAACCTATTTTTAAACGACTGAGACGTATAAGCCAAGGTTATAATTATTATAACTTTATAAGCAAACGTTTTGATATTTAGTTTATTTATATGAGCTTGG
Coding sequences within:
- the ilvC gene encoding ketol-acid reductoisomerase is translated as MAKIYLENNADLALIQQKKVAIIGYGSQGHAHAQNLRDSGVSVRVGLPASSASRSRAQADGFTVVTPAEAAAWADVIMLLVPDTKTAALYKKEIEQHLAAGKMLMFAHGFNIHYGTVTPPPKVDVSMVAPKSPGHRVRELYVEGSGTPALFAVHQDPSGNARALTLSYAKGLGCTRAGVLETTFAEETETDLFGEQSVLCGGVSHLIKAGFETLVEAGYQPELAYFECMHELKLIVDLMYRGGLSYMRYSVSDTAEYGDYTAGPRLITEETRQVMKQLLKEIQDGTFAKKWIAENETGGKWFYEKRDQEQDQQIERVGEDLRGMMSFLNPVKVKKGKLLNTVSA
- the ilvN gene encoding acetolactate synthase small subunit — protein: MLNTFVVYVEDKPGVLARVAILFRRRAFNIETLTVGRTEVPGVSRMTIVVDTDEHGALRIEANLYKLVNILRIQNITESYVSRDMALIKVAISAETKARVHEIIGKHGAQIVEAGSEALILQFTGTKEKIDEFVEILRPYRILEMVCTGHVAMAGCSSLASQNTISSFNDSVTGNTQNIARSV
- a CDS encoding LysR family transcriptional regulator — translated: MDFDQLNTFVEVAKLGSFSRAAEKVLRSQPAVSAQIRQLEQEYGHRLFDRTAKSVRLTPAGEVILDYARQLLALRHNSLRAIAERNGVPVGTLSIGANEGTFLYVLPKVFAKYHRMFPKIRISVYRNFTHKVIEKVEDGALDLGMVTLPVKSPSLHVVPLFKDKVLLMVGPGSPLFNKRSVTMEELAQQPLIIPKTGSTRKLIEKNLRPYRENLNITMELTSLTMIKRFVAAGFGVSLISSTFARENVKRGDVRLLKIEGLEISRELGLISQKHRSLPHAASAFSELARKELTAKQPE
- the ilvB gene encoding biosynthetic-type acetolactate synthase large subunit, whose translation is MSTTTAVQSQVQAPANDKMTGAQILWASLEREGVQTVFGYPGGAILPVYDALKHSSIRHILVRHEQGATHMADGFARASGKVGVAMATSGPGATNMVTGIATAMLDSSPVVCITGQVGSKFIGSDAFQEVDITGITLPITKHNYLVTRAEDIARTVREACYIAQSGRPGPVLIDITKDAQQSSCIFDWEAAAPQLPGYRPDLSPSARDYEKAIELIRTSKRPIILAGHGIILSGATQEVCKLVEHLDIPVAVTLLGLGGIPASHPLNLGMMGMHGEAWVNNAIQEADLLIALGMRFDDRVTGNLSTYAKNAKKIHVEIDPAEINKNVKVDVALVGDLKEVLRELQPKLESTPKHPEWVQHIKELRGDSVVRDIQNLPDSGHLYAAHVINDLWRETGGNAVVVTDVGQHQMWEAQYYHHNSPRSLITSGGLGTMGFALPAAIGAKVARPEAEVWVIVGDGGFQMTMCELATIFQEKIKVHIAIINNGYLGMVRQWQEFFYSRNYAASPLVNPDFAKLAEAFGIRAATVTQRSGVIPAIREAREHDGPMLINFRVEQEDTVYPMVPAGADLKDMIRRPNPIADTEMEW
- a CDS encoding cupin domain-containing protein — protein: MPTTRREICSLLPAAFALSALSANALAASDSTSSSLPSVAIAFDQLPVEKGKGAQFRQIVKGKLATGEEVEMHETTLEPGGAPHPPHHHPHSEFWLVREGTVEITISGTPHVIGAGSAAYVASNEVHGIKNAGSTPATYFVVAVGPGAVTHISPQDENKKSNPV
- the ilvD gene encoding dihydroxy-acid dehydratase; this translates as MNNGNPKRSAAIMAGPSRAPARAMLRAIGFTPEDLAKPIIGVANTWTEIGPCNYHLRELAEEIKKGIREAGATPMEFNTVSISDGITMGSEGMRASLVSREVIADSIELVARGNLFDGIVALSGCDKTIPGTVMALARLNIPGVMLYGGSIAPGKFHEKNVTIQDVFEAVGAHARGAMSDAEFCEIEQQACPGAGACGGQFTANTMSMACEFLGISPMGANEIPAMVPEKHLAAQAVGRTVVRLVKENVVPSDIITRESLENAISSVAASAGSTNAVLHLLAIAHEIGLKLDINDFDCISRRVPLIADLKPGGRFVATDLYEAGGTRLVAQRLIEAGILNGSCKTVTGRTLAQEAKEAKENKGQEVVLPLSKPLSASGGLVILKGNLAPEGCVVKLSGHTRHQHRGPARVFECEEDAFAAVQENKIRPNDVLVIRNEGPRGGPGMREMLAVTAALTGAGLGESVALLTDGRFSGATRGLMAGHVAPEAVCRGPIAAVRDGDIVVFDVDKRQLSVEISDSEIEERLRNWQPPKPRFATGVFAKYASTVSSASVGAVTV